Part of the Arcobacter sp. F155 genome, CAAGCTCTGTCAATAGCTAATTGCTCAGCTTTGTCAGCAAATTCACATCCACCATAATATCTTTTATATGGATAACCCTCTGCATACTTGTTAGTAAATACAGAACCCATTGCTTCCATCACAGCAGGAGATGTGAAGTTCTCACTTGCAATCATCTCTAAGTGTGTTGTTTGTCTTTCTAGTTCTGCTTCTACGATATCAAAAATCTCTTTATCTGCTTGTTCTAGTCTTGCTTCTGTTATGTAGCTCATTTCAAGTCCTTCTTTAATATTTATTTTTCGTCTTCGTCTTCTTCTGCATGTAAATCAATTTCATGTTTGATTGGTTTCATAGCAGGGAATAATAATACATCTCTAATTGAGTGTTCATTTGTTAACATCATTACAAGTCTGTCAATACCAATACCTTGACCAGCACAAGGTGCCATACCATAAGATAATGCATTTACAAAGTCTTCATCCATTTCGTGTGCTTCGTCATCACCCGCATCTTTAGCTGCAATTTGACCTTCAAATCTTTGAAGTTGGTCTAATGGGTCATTAAGCTCAGAGAAGGCATTTGCAATCTCTTTTCCAGCAATAAATAACTCAAATCTATCAGTTAAATGAGGTTTCTCATCATTTCTTCTAGCTAGTGGTGAAATTTCAACTGGATATTCAGTAATAAATGTTGGGTTGATAAGTTTTTCTTCAACATACTCATCAAATAGTTCACCTTGTAATTGACCTAAATTCATAGCTTCATTTACTTCAAGGTTTTTCTCTTTCATAAATGCAATAATTTTATCTTTGTCTTCAGTAATATCAGCAGGAACTCCACCAATAGTAGTAAGTGATTCAATTAATGGAACTTCAGAGAACTTAGTAAAGTCAATTTCAACATCTCCATATGGAAGAGTCATTGGTAAATCTAAGTGCTCAAATAGATACTCAAAATACTCTTTTGTAATATCAATTAAATCTTTATATGTTTTATAAGCCCAATAGAACTCAATAGAAGTAAACTCAGGATTGTGAGTTGCATCCATACCTTCATTTCTAAAGTTTCTGTTGATTTCAAATACTGCTTCAAATCCACCAACAATTAATCTTTTTAAATATAACTCTGGTGCAATTCTTAAGAATCTATCAACACCTAATGCGTTATGGTGAGTAACAAAAGGTTTTGCATTTGCTCCACCTGGAATTGGGTGCATCATTGGAGTTTCAACCTCTAAGAAACCTTTATCTTCAAAGAATCTTCTAGTAAGAGAGATAACTTTTGATCTAATATGGAAAGTTTTTCTAACTTGAGAGTTCATGATTAAGTCTAAATATCTTTGTCTATATCTTAACTCTTTATCTTGGATACCATGGTATTTTTCTGGTAGTGGAGAAATAGATTTTGTTAAAATTGTTAAATCATGTACGTGTAGTGATAACTCACCTTTACCAGTAATAAATGGGTATCCTGTTACTTCAATGATATCTCCAACTTCAATGTTCTTTTTGAAAATATTGTTATAGAAACCTTCTGGTAGGTTATCTCTTGCTACATAAATTTGTAGAATTCCACTTTCGTCTTCAATTTTTAAGAAAGATGCTTTACCCATAAGTCTGAAGAACTTAATTCTTCCTGCAACTGTATAGTGTCTATTTTCATCTCTTTTATCTTCTTTTTGGAAAATATCTGTATTTACATTTAAATATTTACTAATAGTTGTATTTCTTGCACTATCATTTGCATATGGGTTTACCCCTAACTCTCTTAAAACATTAGCTTTTTCTATTCTTTGTTGTATATATTTATTTTCAAACAATATTAATTTCCTTTTTCCGTATTAGTTGTATTTTCTTCATTTGAAATTGAATTAACAATATTTTCTGTAGCTTCTTTAGTTGCTTTTTCAATCTCTTTGTTTACTGCTTCTTTTGTAGATTCAATTGTTTCATTAGTCGTTGTTTTTAACTCTTCAAAAGTTTTTTTTGCTTCTTCAGAGATATTTACTTTTTCACCATCTTCATTTGAAGGAAGTTTTTCTTCGATTTTTTTAGTAAAGTCTGCTGGGTCTAGTTTAATAATGAAATCACCAGTTTTTACAAGAAGAGGGAAAGTTATTGAAGTAGAAACTTTTTCATCTAAAAGGTTTCTAAATGACTCAATTTGATAAACAGCATAAGTAATTACTGAGAATATAAAGAATATTTTTGCACTACCAAATAAGAATCCTAAAATTCTATCAAAGATTCCAAGTCCACTTGCAGAGAAGATATTACTGATTATAATTCCAGCAACATAAAGAATAATCCAAAAACCAATAAGACCTACGATAAAACCAATAAGTTTATTAGTTGAACCATTTTCTAAGGCTAAGATAGGTGCAATAATACCACCAATATTTTCAGAAAGCCTAGATGCAACAAAAATACCACCTATTATTCCAACTAAACCAAAAACCTCTTTTATAAAGCCCTTCATAAGGCCTTTAAGACCTAATAAAACAGTAATACTTAAGATTATTATATCAAATGCAGTAAACTCTTGCATAAATATCCTTATATTTATAATATGGCGCAATTATATCTTAGTTTTTCTAAAATAAAAGTTTAAGAGATATTAATCTTTTTTTGCTAGAATTCTTTCTATTATGAACAATGTAAAAAGATATCCAACAAAAAAGATTTTCGTAGGTGATGTTGCTATTGGAGGAGATGCTCCAATATCAGTTCAATCTATGACATATAGTAAGACTTCCGATGTGGAAGCAACCGTAGAACAAATTAGAGCATTACACTTTGCAGGAGCAGACATCGTAAGAGTTGCAGTTCCTGACTTAAAAGCAGCAAATGCATTAAAAGCTATTAAAGAACAAACTTCTTTACCACTAGTTGCAGATATACATTTTAACTATAAATTAGCATTAATAGCAGCAGAAGTGGTAGACTGTATCAGACTTAATCCTGGAAATATAGGAGATAAAAAAAGGGTTACAGAGGTTGTAAAGGCTTGTCAACAAAGAAATCTTCCAATTAGAATTGGAGTAAACTGTGGTTCTTTAGAGTCACAATTTGAAGACAAATATGGCCAAACAGCACGTGGTATGGTAGAGAGTGCGGACTATAATATTAAGTATTTAGAGGATTTAGGTTTTGATGATATTAAAGTATCATTAAAAGCTAGTGATGTTCAAAGAACAGTTGAAGCATATAGAATGCTAAGACCTATGAATAATTATCCTTTCCACTTGGGTGTAACAGAAGCTGGAACACAGTTTCATTCAACTATAAAATCTTCAATTGCACTTGGAAGTTTACTTCTTGATGGTATTGGTGATACTTTAAGAGTGTCTATGACAGGTGAGCTTGAAAAAGAGATTGAAGTAGGGCGAGCAATACTTAAAGATGCAGGACTTGTACAAGAGGGCTTAAATATTATTTCATGTCCGACTTGTGGAAGAATTGAAGCTGATTTAGTAAGTGCTGTTGCAGAAGTTGAAGAGAAAACTAAGCATATTAAAACACCTTTAAATGTATCTGTTATGGGATGTGTTGTAAATGCTTTAGGTGAAGCAAAAGCTGCTGATGTTGCGATTGCATATGGAAAAGGAGTTGGGCTAATCATCAAAAAAGGTGAGACAATAGCAAAACTTCCAACAGACCAATTATTAGATAGATTTTTAAAAGAAGTAGAATTTGAAGCAAAGAAAGAGGGTAATAATTAGTGGATAGTGTATATAGTATAAATATTGAAAGAGCAGTTTTAAGTTCAGTTCTTTTTAATCCAGAGGAGTTAGAAGATATTTTAGGTGTTTTAAAACCTAAAGATTTCTATTTACCTGCACATCAAAAAATTTATGAAGTAATGTCAAAACTTCATGATGAGTCAATGCCAATTGATGAGGAGTTTATTAAAAAAAGAGTTGATTCTAAAGATGTTGATGATTCAATATTACTTGAAATACTTTCTGCTAACCCAATTACAAATACTTTAGCATATGTAAAAGAGATTAAAGATGGTTCTGTAAAAAGAGAACTAGCAACTCTTGCAACAACAATAAAAAAAGTTGCAATAGAAGATGAAGTAAGTGCAAATGATGCTTTAGACACAGTTCAAGGCGAACTTTATAAAATCTCTACAGATAGTGCAACTTCTGAGTTAAAAGAGATGGAAACTATTACTTCTGATACTCTTTCATACATAAAGAAAATGAAAGAGTTAGGAAATACTCACTTAACAGGGCAAACAACTGGATTTTATGATTTAGATAAAAGAACAACCGGATTTAATGAAGGTGACCTTGTAATTTTAGCTGCAAGACCTGCTATGGGTAAAACAGCACTTGTTTTAAATATGGCTTTAGCCAATGTTGAAGCAGGAAAAGGTGTTATCTTTTTCTCTCTGGAAATGCCAGCAGAACAACTTATGTTAAGGATGCTTGCTGCAAAAACTTCAATCCCTTTACAAAACCTAAGAAAAGGTGATATGGATGATAATCAATGGGCAAACTTAACGGGAGCCTTTGAAGATTTAAACCAGAAAAAACTTTTTGTTGATGATGGTGGTAGTATTAACATTAACCAGTTAAGAGCAAGGGTTAGAAAACTAGCTCAAAATGAAGATAATAAAATTTCAATGGTAATCATCGATTATCTTCAACTTATGCAAGGAACTGGAAATAAAGATAGACACCAAGAGGTTTCTGATATTTCAAGGGGACTTAAAATGCTTGCTAGGGAGATGAAAATTCCTGTTATTGCACTTTCTCAGTTAAACAGGGGACTTGAAAATAGACCTGATAAAAGACCAATGCTTTCTGACCTTAGGGAGTCTGGTGCTATTGAGCAAGATGCCGATATTATCATGTTTGTTTATAGGGATGATGTATATAGAGAAAGAGATGAAGCAAGAAAAGAGAAAGAAGCTAAAGACAAAGGTGAAGAGTATAAATCTACTTTTGTAAATAAGCCTGAAGAAGAAGCTGAGATTATTATTGGTAAACAAAGAAATGGTCCAATTGGTACTGTTAAACTTGATTTCCAAAAGCAATACACGAGATTTGTTGATAAAGAAAACTCTAATGATGCTCCTATTGAAGTAGTATTTGAATCTATTTCTGATACTGAAAAAGAAGCAAATATTGAGGTTCCTAATATTTTATAATATTTAAAGTTATTTATATTTAAGAAAGTACTTGCCATAATAATAAATCTTATTATAAGGTTTGATTATGAAAAAGGCTTTCTCCTTACTTGAACTTATTTTTGCAATTGTTGTAATAGGTATTATAGCTTCTTTTGCAGTTCCTAAATATATTGATACAAGAGATAGTGCTCTTGCTTCCACAATAAAAAGAGACTTAATTACTGTAATAACCTCCGTTCAAAGCTACTATTTAATAAACCAAGAAATTGAAAAAATCACTGATAGTGTAAGTGTAAACGAGTCAAATTGGCTAGTTGAAGATAAAAAAATGCTTTTTAATGACAAAAAAGAAGAGTGTCTAAGCTTAGAACTATCAGAGTCTAGTATAATTATTACAATTGAACCATCTAAAGGAAATGTTTGTAAAATATTAGAAGAGATGGGTGTAAAAAGTGAAACATTTGACTTAATATAAGGTTGCTGATGACAAAAGCTGTTTTTTTGGATAGAGATGGAGTAGTAAATGTTGAGAAAAACTACTTATATAAAATAGAAGATTTTGAGTTTATTGATGGAATATTTGACTCTTTAAAGAAAGTACAAAACTTAGGCTATAAACTTTTTATAATAACAAATCAATCAGGAATAGGAAGAGGTTATTATACAAAAGAAGATTTTGAAAAACTAACTTCATGGATGTTACAAGAGTTCAGAAATAATGAAATTGTAATATCGCAAGTAGAACTATGTCCCCACGGTCCTAATGACAACTGTCTTTGCCGAAAACCTAAAACTGGTATGATTGATAAGATACTAGAAAATCACAATATCGATTTAGAAAACTCATGGCTTGTAGGAGATAAATCTTCTGATATAAAATGTGCTAAAAATGCAGGAATACTAAATACAATACAGGTTAAATCAGGTCATAAATTTAATGAAAATGAGTCACTTGCTAAGTATATTTGTGAAAGTATTAAGGATATAGATAAAATTATACAGACATAATATTTTTTTAGATAGAATAATTACACTTTGTAAAAAATAATGTTAGGATTTAATATGGTATTAACTCAAGAAGAGAAAAAAATAATAAATGATTCAATTAGAGATATCAAAGATTTCCCAAAAGAGGGGATTGTTTTTAAAGATATTACAACACTATTAAATAATAAAGAAGCATATCAAACTTTAATGAACCATTTAGAACAAAGGTACAAATCCTATGATTTAGATTATGTTGCAGGAATAGACTCAAGAGGGTTTATTTTTGGTGCAGCATTAGCGGATAGATTAAAAGTTGGTTTTGTTCCAGTTAGAAAAAAAGGAAAACTTCCTAGTACAACAGTTTGTGAAAAATATGAATTAGAGTATGGTTTTGACGAAGTTGAAATTCATCTTGATGCTTTTCCAAAGAAAAATGCAAGAGTATTAATGATTGATGATTTAATTGCAACAGGTGGAACAGCAAATGCAGCTGCCAAACTTATCAAACATGTTGATGCCGATTTAGTTGAAGTATGTTTTTTATTAAACTTAACATTTTTAGAGGGTGCAAAAAAAGTAGAAGAGCATGCACCAGTATATTCAATATTAGAAATTTAAAGAAGTGATATGAAAGAAAATAACATTTATATACCAAAGAAAAGTAAATTTGATCCAGATGAAAATGGACATTTTGGAGAGTTTGGAGGAAGATATGTCCCTGAAACTTTAATGCCTATTTTAAAAGAGCTAGAAGAAGAGTATAACAAATATAGATTTGATAAAGGTTTTTGGACTGAAGTCAATGACTTACTTAAAGATTATGTAGGAAGAGAAAACCCTTTATACTTAGCAAGAAATGTTAGTGAAGAAATAGGTGCAAAAGTATATCTAAAAAGAGAAGATTTAAATCATACAGGTGCACACAAAGTTAATAATGTAATTGCACAAGGACTTTTAGCAAAAAAACTAGGAAAAACAAAAGTAATTGCTGAAACAGGAGCAGGACAACATGGTGTTGCAACTGCAACTATTGCAGCTCTTTTAGGTTTAGATTGTACTGTTTTTATGGGTGCAAAAGATGTTGAGAGACAAGAGTTAAATGTATTTAGAATGAAACTTCTTGGTGCAAAAGTTATAGCTGTAGAGTCTGGAAGTAGAACACTTAAAGATGCGATGAATGATGCTATTAGATACTGGGTTACAAATGCAAGGGATACATTTTATATCATTGGAACTGTTGCTGGTCCACATCCTTATCCATTAATGGTTAGAGATTTCCAAGCAATTATTGGATATGAAGCTAGAAAACAGATTTTAGAAAAAGAAGGAAAACTTCCTGATTATGTATTAGCATGTATCGGTGGTGGATCAAATGCAATTGGAATGTTCTCACACTTCTTAGAAGATGAAGAAGTAACTTGTGTGGGAATTGAAGCAGGTGGTTTAGGACTAGATACAGATAAACATGGTTGTTCTCTAGAAAAAGGGAAACCAGGAATTTTACATGGACAGTGTTCATATCTTTTACAAGATGAAAATGGACAAGTTTTAGAAGCTCACTCTATAAGTGCAGGGCTTGATTATCCAGGAATTGGACCTGAACACTCTTTCCATAAAGATAATAAATCAGTTCAGTATGATTCGGTTACAGATGATGAAGCTATGGATGCTTTTGTATGGTTAAGTAGAAAAGAGGGAATTATTCCTGCTTTTGAATCTGCTCATGCAATTGCATATTTAAAGAAAGCAAAAGATAAGTTACAAGGTAAGACTGTGATTATTAGTCTTTCTGGTCGAGGTGATAAGGATATGGTTCAAGCTAAAGAAATTTTACACTTTGACTAAATAAGGCTAGGGATGAAAGAGTTTTTAAGAAATAATGCAGGAAAAATACTTTTTATAGTAGTAGCTTTATTTGTGGTTTTTTTAGGATATAGCCTTTATCAAGCACCTGTTGAAGGTATTGAAAATAGGTTTGTTTATCTTTTAAAAACATATGGATATATAATTTTATTTGCTTGGAGTATTTTAGAAGGTGAAGCTGGTCTTATTATGGCTGGTCTTTTATCTCATACTGGTGATATGAATATGTATATGGCAATTTTTATTGCAGGACTTGGTGGCTTTGTTGGTGACCAAATCTACTTTTATACTGGAAGATTTAATAAGTCTTATGTTCATAGAAAGTTCAAAGGTCAAAGAAGAAAATTTGCCTTAGCTCATATTTTATTACAAAAATATGGTTGGCCAATTATTTTTGTTCAAAGATATATGTATGGTATGAGAACAATTATTCCAATCTCAATTGGACTAACAAGATATAGTGCAAAGACTTTTGCTTTTATTAATCTTATTAGTGCTTGGTGTTGGGCAGCTATTACTATCGTTCCAACTTGGTACTTTGGTGAAGAGATTTTAATTGTTTTAAAATGGTTAAAAGAACACTGGTATTATGCTTTACCATTCGCATTATTAATTGGTGGAAGTATAGTTTATTATTTCCATGTAATGACAAAGAAAAAGGAGAAATAAATGGTATTAAATTTAATTGAAAAAAATATAAAAAAAGTAAATACTGATTTAGAAATTATAATTGTAGATTCTATTAAAAATTTAAAAGAAAAAGAGATTTTAGAAAATTTAGGTTTTGAAGCAAAAGATGAAGTATCAGTTTTACTTCCTGAATCAAGAAAGATTTTTGTTGGTTGTGAAGCTAATGATTATGACTCTTTAGCAATTGCAATTGCAACTGCTGTTAAAAAATTTAACTCAACAAAATTTACAAGTGCAAAAGTTAAAGCTGAAAAAGAGAGTTTAAAAGCTTTAGTTGAAGGTGCTGCTCTTGGTGCTTATAAATTTGATAAATATAAATCTGAAAAGAAAAAAGAGAAAGAAAAAGAGTTAAACTTTTGTATTGAAAAAGTTACAAAAACTATTAAAAATAGTTTTGAAGAGTCTTTAGAGATTGCAAAAGCTGTAAATAAAACAAGAGATATGGTAAATACTACACCAGATGATTTCTATCCAGATGTTATGGCAAAAGAAGCAAAAGATATCGCTAAGGAAACAAAATTAGAGTGTGTAATTCATGGTGAAAAGTATTTAGAAAAAAATGCAATGTTTGCAATGCTAAGTGTTGGTAGAGCGTCAAGACATGAATCTAAACTTATTCATTTATCATATAAACCATCAAATGCTAAGAAGAAAATAGTATTAGTTGGAAAAGGTTTAACGTATGATTCAGGTGGGCTATCTTTAAAACCAGCAGACTTTATGACAACTATGAAATCAGATAAAAGTGGTGGTTGTGCAGTTCTTGGAATAATGAGTGTTATTTCAAAACTACAACTTCCTTTTGAAGTTCATGGTATTGTTGGTGCTGTTGAAAATATGATTGGTGGAGATGCTTATAAACCTGATGATGTATTAAAAGCTAAAAATGGAACTACTATTGAAGTTAAAAATACAGATGCAGAAGGAAGACTAGTATTAGCTGATTGTTTATGTTATGCACAAGATGAGATTAAAAATATTGATTATCTTTTTGATTATGCAACATTAACTGGTGCTTGTGTAGTTGGAGTAGGTGAATATACTTCTGGTATCATGGGTAATAATAATCAATTAGCTCAAGAAGTTGTAAATAATGCTGAAAAAGCAGGTGAATATGCTACTGTTTTACACTTTAATAGATTTTTAAAGAAAACAATCAAATCTGAGGTTGCAGATATAAATAATATTGCAAACACTAGATATGGAGGTTCGATTACAGCGGGAATTTTCTTAGAAAAATTTATTTCAAAAGAAAATAAAGATAAATGGGTACACCATGATATCGCTGGACCTGCCTATGTCGAGAAGGCTTGGGGATATAATCCATTTGGTGGAAGTGGTGCAGGAGTTAGAATGACTCTTGAGTTTTTAAAGAATATTAAATAATGTTATAGTATATTTTCATTAGGAGAAAAAATGATAAATATTGAGAAAAAACCTAAAGTTTTAGTTATTGGTGACTTAATGATTGATTCATACCTTATGGGGTCTTGTGACAGAATAGCAACAGACGCTCCTATCCCTGTTGTTGATGTAACAAAAGAAGAATCAGTTTTAGGTGGTGCAGGTAATGTTATAAGAAACCTTGCTTCATTAGGTGCAAAAGTTAGTGTAATGTCTGTTGTTGGTGATGATGACAATGCAAAACTTTTAAAGCATCTTTTAGATGAAATTCAAACAAAATCTTTTTTGATTGAACAAAAAGGACGTAAAACATCTAAAAAAACTAGAATTGTCGCAGGTAACTCTCAAGTATTTAGATTTGACCATGAAAGTAAAAATAATATCTCTTTTGATAATGTAAAAAGTCTTTACTCTAAATTAGTTGAAAAAATAAAAGCATACGATGCAATTTTGTTAGCAGATTATGGAAAAGGTGTTTTAACTAAAGATTTTACTCAAAAAATTATTGCTTATGCAAATAAGAACAATGTTAAAACAATCGTTGATCCATATGGAAGTGATTATACAAAATACAAAGGTGCTACTTTAATTATTCCAAATAAAGAAGAAGCACAAGCTGTATCAAACATAGAAATCTCTAATGATGATAAGTTATTAGATGCTTTAAAAGCTATTCAAAAAGAGTTTGATACAGAACATGCAATTATAACTTTAGCAGAAGAGGGTATTGCAGTATTAAGAGAGAATAAATTATCAGTTATGCCAACTGTTCCATTAGAAGTATTTGATGTAACAGGTTCTGGTGATACTGTATTAGCATCAATTGGATTTTCACTAGGGTTAAACAACTCTATTTATGATTCAGTTGAGTTTGCAAACTTAGCTACAGGTGTAGTATTAAGAAAAACTGGAACAGCTACAGTTTCGATTGATGAAATTCAATCAGACCAAGTATATTTAGATAGAAAATTAATAGAAAAAAACTTAGCTTGTAAAGTAAAATAAAACTATATTAGGAAATGACATGGAAAATAGTTATTCAGTATTATATGCAGAGGATGATGAAAGCGTAAGAAAGAATTACGTTTTATATTTAGAGAAGTATTTCGATAAGATTTATGAAGCAAGTGATGGGCTAGAAGCTCTTAACTTATATAAAGATAAGAAGCCAAATATCTTACTTCTTGATATTACTATGCCACAATTAAATGGTTTAGAAGTTATTAGGAAGATTAGAGAAGTTGACCAAACTACGCCAATTATTGTTTTAAGTGCACACTCTCATAAAGAGTATCTTTTTGAGGCTATTAAATTAAATCTTGTGGATTATTTAATTAAGCCAATCAATAGAAATGAGTTTAAAGAAGTTATTGAAAACTCTTTTGAAAGATTAAAAAATGATACAGTAAATGATGAAGATAAAGTT contains:
- a CDS encoding response regulator transcription factor; translated protein: MENSYSVLYAEDDESVRKNYVLYLEKYFDKIYEASDGLEALNLYKDKKPNILLLDITMPQLNGLEVIRKIREVDQTTPIIVLSAHSHKEYLFEAIKLNLVDYLIKPINRNEFKEVIENSFERLKNDTVNDEDKVVINNKCYWDARSRILFFKDKIVDLTKNERILFELLLNKKNQIVKPEEISSYVWNTENNVNDASIRNLVKRLRKKLPVDIIDSIYGSGYILNY